A section of the Leptospira kobayashii genome encodes:
- a CDS encoding SRPBCC domain-containing protein, translating into MEQKTKLNAEDGKQELTITREFDLPLELLFKAYVEPEIVEQWMGTKVLKLENKKHGSYQFETSDPKGNKYGFNGVIHEFCPNEKITRTFEMENTTFPVQLEFLEFEKLTDETSKLSMHIVYKSVADRDQILKLPFAQGINMAHNRLQDILNKLK; encoded by the coding sequence ATGGAACAAAAAACGAAACTTAATGCTGAAGACGGAAAACAGGAGTTAACGATAACCAGGGAGTTCGATTTGCCGTTGGAATTGCTTTTTAAGGCGTATGTTGAACCTGAAATCGTCGAGCAATGGATGGGAACAAAAGTGCTGAAATTGGAAAATAAAAAGCACGGCAGTTATCAATTCGAAACAAGTGATCCCAAAGGAAATAAATACGGATTCAACGGGGTGATTCATGAGTTTTGTCCGAATGAAAAAATCACGCGGACATTTGAAATGGAAAATACTACTTTCCCGGTTCAACTTGAATTCTTGGAATTTGAAAAACTCACCGATGAAACAAGCAAACTCAGTATGCATATAGTATATAAATCAGTCGCAGATAGGGACCAAATACTGAAGTTACCTTTTGCTCAAGGTATTAATATGGCGCATAACAGGCTACAGGACATCTTAAACAAATTAAAATAA
- a CDS encoding ArsR/SmtB family transcription factor → MNLRRDVFQAIADPTRRTILLLVASQSMTAGAIAANFDTARPTVSKHLQILTECELLKQEQTGREIYYHINAKKMKEVADFIEPFRLIWEDRFNKLETIMKKYKGK, encoded by the coding sequence ATGAACTTAAGACGAGACGTTTTCCAAGCAATAGCGGACCCGACAAGAAGGACCATACTTTTGTTGGTTGCTTCGCAATCCATGACTGCGGGAGCCATAGCTGCAAACTTTGACACGGCAAGACCTACCGTTTCAAAACATCTGCAGATTCTCACGGAGTGCGAATTGCTGAAGCAGGAACAAACAGGTAGAGAGATATATTATCATATCAATGCAAAAAAAATGAAAGAAGTAGCCGACTTTATTGAACCATTCCGCCTAATCTGGGAAGATCGATTCAACAAATTAGAAACAATCATGAAAAAATACAAAGGCAAATAA